The Sphingomonas sanxanigenens DSM 19645 = NX02 genome includes a region encoding these proteins:
- a CDS encoding PhoX family protein gives MTDHPDPWPASVSNDKGTHRPFRPRSGSTPLSTLISRRALLAGAAGTIAAATLSGTRAPAQASPAPFLFDEIALKPTADDHLAAGFQRQVVIRWGDPIFADAPAFDVTRQHSAAARRQFGINNDYTAFLPLPPGSGRSDHGLLVVNHEYPLPQLMFPGLRADQVASRITRAQVDVCIAACGVSVVEVKRVDGRWQVMADGRWNRRITADTPIRISGPVAGHAKLRTAADATGRLVLGTHDNCNGGVTPWGTILTCEEGSADFFAGTVERHPDRAHLERNHYETSPHGRYGWARFHDRFDFDRTPNEPNRFEWVVEIDPFDPEAPPVKRTALGRFAHEGAHCALAADGRAVVYLGDDWEFEYCYRFVSARPVDRADRAKNRDLLDEGTLSVARFDGDGTLIWLPLVFGQGPLTAANGFHSQADVLLETRRAADLLGATPMDSPEGFEPHPQTGHVFVALTGNPARAAVNPANPRAANGHGHMLELIPPGGDHGADRFGWRVFLLCGDPADPADGATFHPETSAEGWFVEPDNIGFDPAGRLWVCSDGPGVRGHDGLWVMDVAGPQAGLSRLFYSAPIQAECCSPAFTPDGETMFLSIQHPAERSEDLASARTGWPDFQPGVPPRSAVIAISRK, from the coding sequence GTGACCGACCACCCCGACCCCTGGCCAGCCTCGGTCAGCAACGACAAGGGCACCCACCGCCCCTTCCGCCCGCGCAGCGGGAGCACGCCGCTGTCGACTCTGATCAGCCGCCGCGCGCTGCTGGCCGGCGCCGCGGGCACCATCGCCGCCGCGACGCTCTCCGGCACCCGCGCCCCCGCACAAGCCAGCCCCGCGCCCTTCCTGTTCGACGAAATCGCGCTGAAGCCCACCGCCGACGACCATCTCGCGGCCGGCTTCCAGCGGCAGGTGGTGATCCGCTGGGGCGATCCGATCTTCGCTGATGCGCCAGCGTTCGACGTCACCCGCCAGCACTCCGCGGCGGCGCGGCGCCAGTTCGGCATCAACAATGATTATACTGCCTTCCTGCCGCTGCCGCCGGGATCGGGCCGGTCGGACCATGGCCTGCTGGTGGTGAACCACGAATATCCGCTGCCGCAGCTGATGTTCCCCGGGCTCCGCGCCGATCAGGTCGCGAGCCGCATCACCCGCGCGCAGGTGGATGTCTGCATCGCCGCCTGCGGCGTTTCGGTAGTCGAGGTGAAGCGCGTCGACGGGCGCTGGCAGGTGATGGCGGACGGCCGCTGGAACCGCCGCATCACCGCGGACACGCCGATCCGTATCTCGGGGCCGGTCGCAGGCCATGCGAAGCTGCGCACCGCCGCGGATGCCACCGGCCGGCTGGTGCTGGGCACGCACGACAATTGCAATGGCGGCGTCACCCCCTGGGGCACGATCCTCACCTGCGAGGAGGGTTCGGCCGATTTCTTCGCCGGCACCGTCGAGCGCCACCCCGATCGCGCGCATCTCGAGCGCAATCATTATGAGACGTCGCCGCACGGCCGCTATGGCTGGGCGCGCTTCCACGACCGCTTCGATTTCGACAGAACGCCCAACGAACCCAACCGCTTCGAATGGGTGGTCGAGATCGATCCGTTCGATCCCGAAGCCCCGCCGGTGAAGCGCACCGCGCTCGGCCGCTTCGCGCACGAGGGCGCGCACTGCGCGCTCGCGGCGGACGGGCGCGCCGTCGTCTATCTCGGCGATGATTGGGAGTTCGAATATTGCTACCGCTTCGTCAGCGCGCGCCCGGTCGATCGCGCCGACCGAGCGAAGAACCGCGACCTGCTCGATGAGGGCACGCTCTCGGTCGCGCGCTTCGATGGCGATGGCACGCTGATCTGGCTGCCTCTGGTCTTCGGCCAGGGCCCGCTCACCGCCGCCAACGGCTTCCATTCGCAGGCGGATGTGCTGCTCGAAACCCGCCGCGCCGCCGACCTGCTCGGCGCCACGCCGATGGATTCGCCCGAGGGCTTCGAACCGCATCCGCAGACCGGCCATGTCTTCGTCGCGCTCACCGGCAACCCCGCGCGCGCGGCGGTGAACCCCGCCAATCCGCGCGCTGCCAACGGCCATGGTCATATGCTGGAGCTGATCCCGCCCGGCGGCGACCATGGCGCCGACCGCTTCGGCTGGCGCGTCTTCCTGCTGTGCGGCGATCCCGCCGACCCCGCGGACGGCGCGACCTTCCACCCCGAGACCAGCGCGGAGGGCTGGTTCGTCGAGCCCGACAATATCGGCTTCGACCCCGCCGGCCGGCTGTGGGTGTGCAGCGACGGCCCCGGCGTGCGCGGGCATGACGGGTTGTGGGTGATGGATGTGGCTGGGCCGCAGGCCGGCCTCTCCCGCCTCTTCTATTCCGCGCCGATCCAGGCCGAATGCTGCAGCCCTGCCTTCACCCCGGACGGCGAGACGATGTTCCTCTCGATCCAGCACCCCGCCGAACGTTCGGAGGATCTCGCTTCGGCGAGGACCGGCTGGCCGGACTTCCAACCGGGCGTGCCGCCGCGGTCGGCGGTGATCGCGATCAGCCGGAAGTAG
- a CDS encoding TonB-dependent receptor translates to MPSGSVSIIRFAARLMGGAALSTIVLAAAPVLAQSAASVVTGRVTQADNGALLSGATVTIVETGDSSVTDDQGRYRFGAVPAGGYTVRVDYIGLPSRTVRVDTAAGDIITQDVELGEAGGDVIMVMGQRAAQAKALSEQRSADNTRNVVSADQAGRFPDFNAAEALRRVPGVSVQREVDAGEGRYISIRGLDSGLNNTKINGMNAAQPEKENRRVPLDMIQTSALASITVHKTLLPDQDADGIGGAVVLETATAFDYRKRVIDLTVAGYYHDLANELQPQLQATVATRFGADDRFGILVSGAWSKRKTKGFVFYQDEDYLSYSEDDPSSGVTPLQYHLTEYENERETISANVALNWAATDTTQFTFKGSFNRLFDKELSRALYFEGGTDEYDDDGQLILTEPGTANIFNQYEETELTQQAYVLSGKTQTGAFTFDYGIGYSTAKREEPFDNEVAFTKELESNLFDYDVSGRFPVPNLSAADRAAIADPDGYELGYNDIDIDTSKEQRYAANLDIVYEPASSWLRSIKAGVKFERAKRTLNEGNVMELSGPLTLDRFGTGRLVDTGVVGAPYAPYLSLDIANVKDWRNYAQGLIDANPDDFVNEYVEDGAIPLDEDSYTSREDSYSGYVMGKASWGDVELIGGLRIDHTRVTADVYEAIALEDADPVFDRVKGKANYTSVLPRLQLNYRASQNFVVRGAFYTSIARPEPLYIAGATEIEEEDGEVDVTVGNPGLKPAYAYNFDLSVERYFGSIGLISGGVFYKKIDRFIFSGTAPETEGDRERFENDPRLAGKVIDDVITYTNGKSAEIYGIELNVVRQFPRLPGALGGLGVYANATFQHSKADTGIDGVARGDFFNAPEKIVTAALTYQKYGIESTLAYSWRDRQAVRFSSYNTRIVEEPYGSLDGQIRYAITPKLKAFVNAVDILNNGKDPIVDERYGAGSRYLEGATYTGRTITFGINASF, encoded by the coding sequence ATGCCGTCTGGATCCGTTTCGATCATCCGTTTCGCCGCGCGCCTCATGGGCGGCGCAGCCCTGTCCACCATCGTGCTGGCGGCCGCGCCGGTGCTCGCCCAGTCCGCCGCATCGGTTGTCACCGGGCGCGTGACGCAGGCCGATAATGGTGCGCTGCTGAGCGGCGCCACCGTCACCATCGTCGAGACCGGCGACAGCAGCGTCACCGACGATCAGGGCCGGTATCGCTTCGGCGCGGTGCCGGCGGGCGGCTATACCGTGCGCGTCGATTATATCGGGCTGCCCAGCCGCACCGTCCGGGTCGATACCGCCGCGGGCGACATCATCACCCAGGATGTCGAACTGGGCGAGGCCGGCGGCGACGTCATCATGGTGATGGGCCAGCGCGCGGCGCAGGCCAAGGCGCTCAGCGAACAGCGCTCGGCGGACAATACCCGCAACGTCGTCTCCGCCGACCAGGCCGGGCGCTTCCCCGATTTCAATGCCGCAGAGGCGCTGCGCCGCGTGCCCGGCGTGTCGGTGCAGCGCGAGGTGGATGCCGGCGAAGGCCGCTACATCTCGATCCGCGGCCTCGACAGCGGGCTCAACAACACCAAGATCAACGGCATGAACGCCGCGCAGCCCGAGAAGGAGAATCGCCGCGTTCCGCTGGACATGATCCAGACCAGCGCGCTCGCCTCGATCACCGTCCACAAGACCTTGCTGCCCGATCAGGATGCCGACGGCATCGGCGGCGCGGTGGTGCTGGAGACCGCGACCGCCTTCGACTACCGCAAGCGCGTGATCGACCTGACGGTGGCGGGCTATTATCACGATCTGGCAAACGAACTGCAGCCGCAGCTGCAGGCGACGGTCGCCACCAGATTCGGCGCCGACGACCGCTTCGGCATCCTCGTTTCCGGGGCCTGGTCCAAGCGCAAGACCAAGGGCTTCGTCTTCTATCAGGACGAGGATTATCTGAGCTATTCCGAGGATGATCCGTCGAGCGGCGTCACCCCGCTGCAATATCACCTCACCGAATATGAGAATGAGCGCGAGACCATCTCCGCCAACGTCGCGCTCAACTGGGCGGCGACCGACACCACCCAGTTCACCTTCAAAGGCAGCTTCAATCGCCTGTTCGACAAGGAACTGAGCCGCGCGCTCTATTTCGAGGGCGGCACCGACGAATATGACGATGACGGCCAGCTCATCCTTACCGAGCCGGGCACCGCGAACATCTTCAACCAGTATGAGGAAACCGAGCTGACCCAGCAGGCCTATGTGCTGAGCGGCAAGACGCAGACCGGCGCCTTCACCTTCGATTATGGCATCGGCTATTCCACCGCCAAGCGTGAGGAGCCGTTCGACAACGAGGTCGCCTTCACCAAGGAATTGGAGAGCAACCTGTTCGATTACGACGTGTCGGGCCGTTTCCCGGTGCCCAACCTGTCGGCGGCCGACCGCGCGGCCATCGCCGACCCGGACGGTTACGAACTGGGCTATAACGATATCGACATCGATACGTCGAAGGAGCAGCGCTACGCCGCCAATCTCGACATCGTCTACGAACCCGCCTCGTCCTGGCTGCGCTCGATCAAGGCGGGCGTGAAGTTCGAGCGTGCCAAGCGCACCTTGAACGAGGGCAATGTGATGGAGCTGAGCGGTCCGCTGACGCTCGACCGGTTCGGCACCGGCCGGCTGGTCGATACCGGCGTCGTCGGCGCGCCCTATGCGCCCTATCTGTCGCTCGACATCGCCAATGTGAAGGACTGGCGCAACTATGCGCAAGGGTTGATCGACGCCAACCCGGACGATTTCGTCAACGAATATGTCGAGGATGGCGCGATCCCGCTGGACGAGGACAGCTATACCAGCAGGGAAGACAGCTATTCGGGCTATGTGATGGGCAAGGCGAGCTGGGGCGATGTCGAACTGATCGGCGGCCTGCGCATCGACCACACCCGCGTCACCGCCGACGTCTATGAGGCGATCGCGCTCGAGGATGCGGATCCGGTGTTCGACCGGGTCAAGGGCAAGGCGAACTACACCAGCGTGCTGCCGCGCCTGCAGCTCAATTATCGCGCGTCGCAGAACTTCGTCGTCCGCGGCGCCTTCTACACCTCGATCGCCCGCCCCGAGCCGCTCTACATCGCCGGCGCCACCGAGATCGAGGAAGAGGATGGCGAGGTTGACGTGACGGTCGGCAATCCCGGGCTCAAGCCCGCCTATGCCTATAATTTCGATCTCAGCGTGGAGCGCTATTTCGGCTCGATCGGCCTGATCTCGGGGGGCGTCTTCTACAAGAAGATCGACCGCTTCATCTTCAGCGGCACCGCGCCGGAGACCGAGGGCGATCGCGAACGCTTCGAAAATGATCCGCGCCTTGCCGGCAAGGTGATCGACGACGTCATCACCTACACCAACGGCAAGTCCGCCGAGATCTACGGCATCGAGCTCAACGTCGTGCGCCAGTTCCCGCGGCTGCCCGGCGCGCTGGGTGGCCTCGGCGTCTATGCCAACGCCACCTTCCAGCACAGCAAGGCGGATACCGGCATCGACGGCGTCGCCAGGGGCGATTTCTTCAACGCCCCCGAAAAGATCGTCACCGCCGCGCTGACCTATCAGAAATACGGCATCGAGAGCACGCTCGCCTATAGCTGGCGCGACCGCCAGGCCGTGCGCTTCTCCAGCTACAACACGCGGATCGTCGAGGAACCCTATGGCTCGCTCGACGGCCAGATCCGCTACGCGATCACCCCGAAGCTGAAGGCGTTCGTCAACGCGGTGGACATCCTCAACAACGGCAAGGATCCGATCGTCGACGAACGCTACGGCGCGGGCAGCCGCTATCTGGAAGGCGCGACCTATACGGGCCGGACGATCACCTTCGGCATCAACGCATCGTTCTGA
- the prfH gene encoding peptide chain release factor H, translating into MTGIILHLSSGQGPRECAWIVAQLARVWAAEARAAGLACEAVEPVAGPAASLLLSIEGNGAEAFAAARTGTIRWIGTSPFRPQHRRRNWFVGAARVAQTGDMPDLDEADIRYQTLRASGPGGQHVNTTDSAVRATHLPTGLTTFSQDQRSQFANRRIARLKLSLLLEEQRRAAAAAGRREAWSRNHGLERGNAVRTYRGEDFRLG; encoded by the coding sequence ATGACCGGGATCATCCTGCACCTCTCCTCGGGACAGGGGCCGAGGGAATGCGCGTGGATCGTGGCCCAACTCGCGCGGGTGTGGGCGGCGGAGGCGCGCGCGGCGGGGCTCGCCTGCGAGGCGGTGGAACCGGTCGCCGGCCCCGCGGCGTCGCTGCTGCTCAGCATCGAGGGCAACGGTGCCGAGGCGTTCGCCGCGGCGCGCACCGGCACGATCCGCTGGATCGGCACCAGCCCGTTCCGCCCGCAACACCGGCGGCGCAACTGGTTCGTCGGCGCCGCGCGCGTGGCGCAGACCGGGGATATGCCCGACCTCGATGAGGCGGACATACGCTACCAGACGCTGCGCGCCTCCGGGCCGGGCGGACAGCATGTCAACACGACCGACAGCGCGGTGCGCGCCACCCACCTCCCGACCGGGCTGACGACCTTTTCGCAGGACCAGCGATCCCAATTCGCCAACCGCCGCATCGCCCGGCTGAAGCTGTCGCTGCTGCTGGAGGAACAGCGGCGCGCGGCGGCGGCGGCCGGGCGGCGGGAGGCGTGGAGCCGCAATCATGGACTGGAGCGGGGCAATGCGGTGCGGACGTATCGGGGCGAGGACTTCCGGTTGGGGTGA
- a CDS encoding MFS transporter, giving the protein MSAAALSRIDCAPDARAAPVALVLFALAMGGFAIGTTEFATMSLLPFFAPDLGIDAPTAGHVISAYALGVVVGAPLIAVLAARVPRRSLLIALMLMFALGNGLSAVAASYHLMLAARFVAGLPHGAYFGVAALVAASLVDPARRAQAFALVMTGLTVSTIIGVPLANAIGQLVGWRWGFILVSGLALGTAGLIAAFAPRTAPASDASPLTELSALKRKQVWLTLAIGAIGFGGMFAVYTYLASTVLTVTKASPAMIPVLLVLFGIGLTGGNFAVAWAADRKLMPTVAGVLIWSMVALAIYPFATGSLWTLAPMVVLIGCGGGLGTALQTRLMDVAGEAQTLAAALNHSAFNTANALGPWLAGMAIAAGWGLPSTGWVGAALAAGGLVFWALSVLAERKAGR; this is encoded by the coding sequence ATGTCCGCTGCCGCCTTGTCGCGGATCGATTGCGCGCCCGATGCGCGCGCGGCGCCCGTCGCTCTCGTGCTGTTCGCGCTGGCGATGGGCGGGTTCGCGATCGGCACCACCGAATTCGCGACGATGAGCCTGCTGCCCTTCTTCGCGCCCGACCTCGGCATCGACGCGCCGACCGCGGGCCATGTGATCAGCGCCTATGCGCTGGGCGTGGTGGTCGGTGCGCCGCTGATCGCAGTGCTTGCCGCGCGGGTGCCGCGCCGGTCGCTGCTGATCGCGCTGATGCTGATGTTCGCGCTGGGCAACGGCCTCTCCGCGGTCGCCGCCTCCTATCACCTGATGCTTGCCGCGCGCTTCGTGGCGGGGCTGCCGCATGGCGCCTATTTCGGGGTCGCGGCGCTGGTCGCCGCCTCGCTGGTCGATCCCGCCAGGCGCGCGCAGGCATTCGCGCTGGTGATGACCGGGCTCACCGTCTCGACGATCATCGGCGTGCCGCTGGCCAATGCGATCGGCCAGCTCGTCGGCTGGCGCTGGGGCTTCATATTGGTCAGCGGCCTCGCGCTCGGCACTGCCGGGCTGATCGCCGCGTTCGCGCCGCGCACCGCGCCCGCCAGCGATGCCAGCCCGCTGACCGAGCTTTCCGCGCTGAAGCGCAAGCAGGTGTGGCTGACGCTGGCCATCGGCGCGATCGGCTTCGGCGGCATGTTCGCGGTCTACACCTATCTCGCTTCGACCGTGCTGACGGTGACGAAGGCGTCGCCCGCGATGATCCCGGTGCTGCTCGTGCTGTTCGGCATCGGGCTGACCGGCGGCAATTTCGCGGTCGCCTGGGCGGCCGACCGCAAGCTGATGCCGACCGTTGCCGGCGTGCTGATCTGGAGCATGGTCGCGCTGGCGATCTATCCGTTCGCCACCGGCAGCCTCTGGACGCTGGCACCGATGGTGGTGCTGATCGGCTGCGGCGGCGGCCTCGGCACCGCGCTGCAGACGCGGCTGATGGACGTGGCGGGCGAGGCGCAGACATTGGCCGCGGCGCTCAACCACAGCGCGTTCAACACCGCCAACGCGCTGGGGCCGTGGCTCGCCGGCATGGCGATCGCCGCGGGCTGGGGCCTGCCCTCGACCGGCTGGGTCGGTGCGGCGCTGGCGGCGGGCGGGCTGGTGTTCTGGGCGCTGTCGGTGCTCGCGGAACGGAAGGCGGGGCGGTAA